A single genomic interval of Xyrauchen texanus isolate HMW12.3.18 chromosome 48, RBS_HiC_50CHRs, whole genome shotgun sequence harbors:
- the LOC127639579 gene encoding hepatocyte cell adhesion molecule-like isoform X2: protein MEGDSVTLHTDVTEIQREDQILWMFGPQDTRIAEIIKRFNSSSIDDDDDGRFKDKLQLDDQTGSLTIRNIRIEHSGLYKLQIISKKGTSYKRFSVTVYAPLPVPVIINNSSICSSSSSSSSGRSLSPKCVFQCSVVTVTHVTLSWYKGNSLLSSISVSDLNSSLSLEVEYQENNIYSCVVNNPIRNQTKHLNINEVCQMCSDQISRSYLISSLIVAGVVALVVIIAVSGVIYWYIRDRKQASQEVQSHEDEIHYAQPNLCAHYVHNTETSGADLTEYSSVKTS from the exons atggagggagattctgtcactctacacactgATGTTACTGAAATACAGAGAGAGGATCAGATACTGTGGATGTTTGGACCTCAAGACACTCGTATAGCTGAAATCATTAAACGGTTCAATTCAAGCTCtatagatgatgatgatgatggaagaTTCAAAGACAAACTGCAGTTGGATgatcagactggatctctcaccatcagAAACATCAGAATCGAACACTCTGGACTTTATAAACTACAGATCATCAGTAAGAAAGGAACTTCATACAAGAGATTCAGTGTTACTGTATACG CTCCTCTGCCTGTTCCTGTCATTATCAACAACTCTTCAAtctgttcatcatcatcatcatcatcatcaggaaGATCATTGAGCCCAAAATGTGTCTTTCAATGTTCAGTGGTGACTGTGACACAtgtgactctctcctggtacaaaggaaacagtttattgtcctccatcagtgtgtctgatctcaacagcagtctctctctggaggtggaatatcaggagaacaacatctacagctgtgtggtcaacaatcccatcagaaaccagactaaacatctcaacattaATGAAGTCTGTCAGATGTGTTCAG ATCAGATATCACGTTCATATCTCATATCATCACTGATAGTTGCTGGAGTTGTGGCACTGGTGGTGATAATTGCAGTTTCTGGAGTGATTTACTGGTACATCAGAGATCGTAAACAAGCAAGTCAAGAGG TCCAATCTCATGAAGATGAGATACATTATGCTCAACCAAACCTTTGTGCACATTATGTTCACAATACG GAAACTAGTGGAGCAGATCTCACCGAATA
- the LOC127639579 gene encoding hepatocyte cell adhesion molecule-like isoform X1 — MIHIFEFFGLFLCFAKGVFGVDTDGLKSVSVMEGDSVTLHTDVTEIQREDQILWMFGPQDTRIAEIIKRFNSSSIDDDDDGRFKDKLQLDDQTGSLTIRNIRIEHSGLYKLQIISKKGTSYKRFSVTVYAPLPVPVIINNSSICSSSSSSSSGRSLSPKCVFQCSVVTVTHVTLSWYKGNSLLSSISVSDLNSSLSLEVEYQENNIYSCVVNNPIRNQTKHLNINEVCQMCSDQISRSYLISSLIVAGVVALVVIIAVSGVIYWYIRDRKQASQEVQSHEDEIHYAQPNLCAHYVHNTETSGADLTEYSSVKTS, encoded by the exons gtgtgtttggtgttgatACGGATGGATTGAAGTCAGTGTCggtgatggagggagattctgtcactctacacactgATGTTACTGAAATACAGAGAGAGGATCAGATACTGTGGATGTTTGGACCTCAAGACACTCGTATAGCTGAAATCATTAAACGGTTCAATTCAAGCTCtatagatgatgatgatgatggaagaTTCAAAGACAAACTGCAGTTGGATgatcagactggatctctcaccatcagAAACATCAGAATCGAACACTCTGGACTTTATAAACTACAGATCATCAGTAAGAAAGGAACTTCATACAAGAGATTCAGTGTTACTGTATACG CTCCTCTGCCTGTTCCTGTCATTATCAACAACTCTTCAAtctgttcatcatcatcatcatcatcatcaggaaGATCATTGAGCCCAAAATGTGTCTTTCAATGTTCAGTGGTGACTGTGACACAtgtgactctctcctggtacaaaggaaacagtttattgtcctccatcagtgtgtctgatctcaacagcagtctctctctggaggtggaatatcaggagaacaacatctacagctgtgtggtcaacaatcccatcagaaaccagactaaacatctcaacattaATGAAGTCTGTCAGATGTGTTCAG ATCAGATATCACGTTCATATCTCATATCATCACTGATAGTTGCTGGAGTTGTGGCACTGGTGGTGATAATTGCAGTTTCTGGAGTGATTTACTGGTACATCAGAGATCGTAAACAAGCAAGTCAAGAGG TCCAATCTCATGAAGATGAGATACATTATGCTCAACCAAACCTTTGTGCACATTATGTTCACAATACG GAAACTAGTGGAGCAGATCTCACCGAATA